The window CCGGTGCGCATCCCGGCATCCGCGTACAAGGACTTCGTCACCGATTACGACGCCGCCGTCGCGGCGCTCGAGCGCCCCATGCCGGAGCGGCCCTATCGACAGACCTCGCTCGGCACGCGGTTCCACGCGTGGGTGGAGCGTCGTTCCGGGGTGAGTGCCTCCGTCTCGCTCGACGACCCGCTGTGGTCGGCCGAGGTCGAGCAGAGCGGCGACGACGCGGACTTCGAGCGTCTCGTCGAGATCTTCGAGGCGAGCGAATGGGCGATGCTGCAGCCGATCGAGGTCGAGACGGAGATCGACTTCCGCTACATCGGCATCGACGACCGGCCCCATGTCGTGGTGTGCAAGCTGGACGCCGTCTACCGCAGGGGCGATCGCATCGAGATCGTCGACTGGAAGACCGGTCGTGCTCCGCGCTCGGAGTCCGAGCGCCGGGAGCGTCTCGTACAGCTCGAGCTGTACCGCCAGGCCTATCACGCCAGGCACGGCGTGCCGGTCGAGCAGATCGACGTCGCGCTCTACTACGTCGCCGACGACCTGGTCATCCGCGACTGAGCCGGCGTCCCGGCCTGCTCAGCCCTCGGTCCAGCGGCGCAACGCCTCCCGGGACGCCCGCGCGGTCTCTTCGCGGCTCTCCTCGTCGTCGTCCGCGGTGTCGGCCGTGTCCTCGTGCGCCGGCTGCGGTCTGGCCGTCCACTCGGACAGGTCCACCGGAAGCGTCGGCATGCCCTCCGCGGAGGCCGGGCTCGAGCGATCCTCCTCCTCGGCGAGGTACGCGCCCAACTCGACCGGGTCATAGGCGTCGGTCTGCATCGAGGTCTGTCCGCCGGCGGGCTCGGTCTCCGGCAACCGGCCGAGAAGCGCGATGGCATCGTCGACATCGGCGGAACCGGTCCGGATGAGTTCGGTGCCCGCCGTCGCGTCGGCGAGCGATGTCAGCAGCTTCGTGGCGTCCTCGACGACGAACTCGTCGCCCTGGTCGACGCCGTGCACCAGCCACTTCGCGAACTCGAGCTCGGCGAACAACCGCGCCCGTGTCTTCAGAGCGGGGTCCGGCGAACGATGCGAGGCCGCTGCGTACCCCTCGTGGACGCCCTCGACCGATTCCGGCGCGGATCCCAGCCACCTCAGATCCACGGCGGGATCCCCGATGGACAGGCCCTGCCAGTCCAGAAGGGCGACGACCTCGGGTGTGCCGTCGACGTCGTCGAAGACGAAGGAAGACACGTCGAGCCCGTCCAGCACGACCGTGGGCTCGTAGCGCCACGCGGCATCGTCGTCCAGGAGGCTCAGCCAGCGCTCGCGGAGCTCGGGTACGAGGCGACTCGTGTCGTCCGCACGCTCGACGAGACGCCGTGCGTCGGCGCGCACCTGCTGCGCGGAGCGCACCGGGTAGCCCTCGGCGCGG is drawn from Microbacterium binotii and contains these coding sequences:
- a CDS encoding phosphotransferase — protein: MPRSPLTLAASVTAALPEAVVVSAGRLGSTDEAGTAAALVDLADGRRVVVRVAGDDEAGRTARADARVLSSLSAGVRSLLPFQAPTVLGETSMGPDQVIVTDYLAGYRVDAADLPPGPGFTGLVGRAIAAVHDLPITVIRAEGYPVRSAQQVRADARRLVERADDTSRLVPELRERWLSLLDDDAAWRYEPTVVLDGLDVSSFVFDDVDGTPEVVALLDWQGLSIGDPAVDLRWLGSAPESVEGVHEGYAAASHRSPDPALKTRARLFAELEFAKWLVHGVDQGDEFVVEDATKLLTSLADATAGTELIRTGSADVDDAIALLGRLPETEPAGGQTSMQTDAYDPVELGAYLAEEEDRSSPASAEGMPTLPVDLSEWTARPQPAHEDTADTADDDEESREETARASREALRRWTEG